From one Streptomyces sp. N50 genomic stretch:
- a CDS encoding GlxA family transcriptional regulator, whose amino-acid sequence MRVAVVVYDGVFDSGLSAVLDVLSNANALGGQIHESSPTWNVTLVGPTPQVRTGAGLLVAPEPLDVADGADLLVVPALGESDPSALLDHVGGDVSLPVRELIARTRRRGTPIASACAGTFLLAEAGVLDGLRATTTWWLSPAFRNRYPKVQLDHSRMVIGCEGITTAGAAFGHVDLALAIVRAGSPALADLVARYLVVDERPSQAAYTIPSTLAQSDPTVAAFEVWTREHLTGPISIPEAAKAIGVSERTLQRAVRRTVGTSPIRFVQDLRIERASHLLRTTGLSLETISRKVGYEHPNTLRVLLRERTGKTTSALRGTK is encoded by the coding sequence ATGCGTGTAGCGGTCGTCGTCTACGACGGAGTGTTCGACTCCGGCCTCTCGGCCGTCCTCGACGTGCTGAGCAACGCCAACGCGCTGGGCGGGCAGATCCACGAGTCCTCGCCGACCTGGAACGTGACCCTGGTCGGCCCGACTCCGCAGGTACGGACAGGCGCCGGACTCCTCGTGGCGCCCGAGCCGCTCGACGTCGCCGATGGCGCCGACCTCCTGGTCGTACCGGCACTCGGGGAGAGCGATCCTTCGGCGCTGCTCGACCACGTCGGCGGCGACGTGTCCCTGCCCGTCCGCGAGCTGATCGCCCGAACTCGCCGTCGCGGTACGCCCATTGCCTCGGCGTGCGCGGGTACCTTCCTGCTGGCCGAGGCGGGTGTGCTGGACGGGCTGCGCGCCACGACGACCTGGTGGCTGTCGCCCGCGTTCCGGAACCGGTATCCCAAGGTCCAGCTCGACCACAGCCGGATGGTGATCGGCTGCGAGGGCATCACCACCGCCGGCGCGGCCTTCGGCCATGTCGATCTCGCGCTGGCGATCGTCCGGGCCGGCAGCCCCGCGCTCGCCGACCTGGTCGCCCGCTACCTCGTGGTCGACGAACGCCCCTCGCAGGCGGCGTACACGATTCCCAGCACGCTGGCCCAGAGCGATCCCACCGTCGCGGCCTTCGAGGTCTGGACCCGCGAGCATCTGACCGGGCCCATCAGCATCCCCGAGGCGGCCAAGGCCATCGGAGTCAGCGAACGGACCCTGCAGCGGGCCGTGCGGCGCACGGTCGGGACGTCTCCCATCCGCTTCGTCCAGGACCTGCGGATCGAACGCGCGTCACACCTCCTGCGCACCACCGGCCTCTCCCTGGAGACCATCTCCAGGAAGGTCGGCTACGAGCACCCCAACACGCTGCGGGTGCTCCTCCGCGAACGCACCGGCAAGACGACGTCGGCGCTGCGCGGCACCAAGTGA
- the eno gene encoding phosphopyruvate hydratase produces MTAISRVVAREIIDSRGNPTVEVDVELKDGSLGRAAVPSGASTGAREAVELRDGDPTRFHGKGVRRAVDAVNESIADAVIGLDAENQAAVDRSMIELDGTDSKSRLGANALLGVSLATAKAAAAAHRLPLYRYIGGVDARLLPVPMMNIVNGGAHADNPLDFQEFMIAPIGAATFAEAVRMGSEVFHTLRRDLIAAGHSANVGDEGGFAPDLRTADEALDFVLHAIERTGYKPGTDITLVMDPATSEFFHDGVYDYRGEGVRRTPAQHADYLAELVDRYPIASIEDPMAEDDHDGWQALTTRLGERCQLTGDDVFCTNEALLSAGIRDGIANSILVKVNQIGTLTETLATVATAHRAGYTVVMSHRSGETEDTTIADLAVATGCGQIKTGSLSRSDRTAKYNQLTRIEEELGDQARYAGRDALGLRR; encoded by the coding sequence GTGACCGCCATCAGCCGGGTCGTCGCACGGGAGATCATCGACAGCCGGGGCAATCCGACCGTCGAGGTGGACGTGGAACTCAAGGACGGCTCGCTCGGCCGGGCCGCCGTACCGTCGGGCGCCTCCACCGGCGCCCGGGAGGCGGTCGAACTCCGCGACGGAGACCCGACCCGCTTCCACGGCAAGGGAGTTCGGCGCGCCGTCGACGCCGTCAACGAGAGCATCGCGGACGCCGTGATCGGACTCGACGCCGAGAACCAGGCCGCCGTGGACCGGTCCATGATCGAACTCGACGGTACGGACAGCAAGTCGCGGCTCGGCGCCAACGCCCTGCTCGGTGTCTCGCTGGCCACCGCCAAGGCGGCCGCGGCCGCCCACCGACTGCCGCTGTACCGCTACATCGGCGGCGTCGACGCCCGACTGCTGCCGGTGCCCATGATGAACATCGTCAACGGCGGCGCCCACGCCGACAATCCGCTCGACTTCCAGGAGTTCATGATCGCGCCCATCGGCGCGGCCACCTTCGCCGAGGCCGTCCGGATGGGCTCCGAGGTCTTCCACACCCTGCGCCGCGACCTGATCGCCGCGGGCCACAGCGCCAACGTCGGCGACGAGGGCGGCTTCGCCCCCGATCTGCGCACCGCCGACGAGGCCCTCGACTTCGTCCTCCACGCCATCGAACGCACCGGCTACAAGCCCGGCACCGACATCACCCTCGTCATGGACCCGGCCACGTCCGAGTTCTTCCACGACGGTGTCTACGACTACAGGGGCGAGGGCGTCCGCCGCACGCCCGCCCAACACGCCGACTACCTGGCCGAGTTGGTCGACCGCTACCCGATCGCGTCGATCGAGGACCCGATGGCGGAGGACGACCACGACGGCTGGCAGGCGCTCACCACCCGGCTCGGCGAGCGCTGCCAGCTGACCGGCGACGACGTGTTCTGCACCAACGAAGCGCTGTTGAGCGCCGGGATCCGGGACGGGATCGCCAACTCGATCCTGGTGAAGGTCAATCAGATCGGCACCCTCACGGAGACCCTGGCCACCGTCGCCACCGCCCACCGCGCCGGCTACACCGTCGTGATGTCCCACCGCTCCGGCGAGACCGAGGACACCACCATCGCCGACCTCGCCGTCGCCACCGGCTGCGGCCAGATCAAGACCGGTTCGCTGTCCCGCTCCGACCGCACCGCGAAGTACAACCAACTCACCCGTATCGAGGAGGAGTTGGGGGACCAGGCACGGTACGCGGGGCGCGACGCGCTGGGGCTGCGCCGCTGA
- a CDS encoding winged helix-turn-helix transcriptional regulator, which produces MRKHNADETCGIARAAVVLGDWWNVLILREIARGHVRFDALAAEIGLSRNVLTERLGRLVAQGVLRRSLYQRRPVRYEYVPTDAGLALLPLLVAMQDWGDRWVLGDGSLTATAAADSAEHARVHALAGIRVPEDLHLPGTQGTDLPVVSPAAAATVLFTYPGTGVDWDERIPGVTGCTLENRLFREAWPDFRRAGVDVRGISTQLPYEQAKFARAEEIPYPLLSDAHHQLGAALRLPTFRGAGRLRHKRLILIVDAERTVRHTLFPVDDIPHAVTWSLRLAEECARTA; this is translated from the coding sequence ATGAGGAAGCACAACGCCGACGAGACCTGCGGCATCGCCCGGGCCGCCGTGGTTCTGGGGGACTGGTGGAACGTTCTGATCCTGCGGGAGATCGCCCGCGGCCACGTCCGCTTCGACGCGCTGGCCGCCGAGATCGGCCTGTCCCGCAATGTCCTCACCGAGCGCCTGGGCCGGCTCGTCGCCCAAGGCGTCCTGCGCCGCAGCCTCTACCAACGGCGCCCGGTGCGCTACGAGTACGTGCCGACCGATGCCGGACTCGCCCTGCTCCCGCTCCTCGTCGCCATGCAGGACTGGGGCGACCGCTGGGTGCTCGGCGATGGAAGCCTCACCGCCACGGCCGCCGCTGACAGCGCCGAGCACGCCCGCGTTCACGCCCTGGCCGGCATCCGCGTGCCCGAAGACCTCCACCTCCCGGGCACACAGGGCACCGACCTGCCCGTGGTCTCGCCGGCCGCCGCCGCGACCGTGCTGTTCACCTACCCCGGCACGGGAGTCGACTGGGACGAGCGGATCCCCGGAGTGACGGGCTGCACCCTGGAGAACCGCCTCTTCCGAGAAGCCTGGCCCGACTTCCGCCGGGCGGGCGTGGACGTACGCGGCATCAGCACCCAACTCCCGTACGAGCAAGCGAAGTTCGCCCGTGCCGAGGAGATCCCGTACCCGCTCCTCTCCGACGCCCACCACCAACTGGGCGCTGCCCTACGACTTCCGACCTTCCGAGGCGCCGGCCGCCTCCGCCACAAACGCCTGATCCTGATCGTCGACGCCGAACGGACCGTACGGCACACGCTGTTCCCGGTCGACGACATCCCGCACGCCGTGACGTGGAGCCTGCGGCTGGCTGAGGAGTGCGCACGTACGGCTTGA
- a CDS encoding NADP-dependent oxidoreductase encodes MSTTQARAVRFDSYGDRDVLHVTEVPMPRPAAGEVLVEVRAAGINPGEAAIRSGAMHELFPATFPSGQGSDLAGVVTELGAGVTDFGVGDEVLGFSWQRSSQATHVVVPVSQLIRKPDALSWEVAGALYVVACTAWAAVEAVAPKPGETVAVSAAAGGVGTVVVQLLAVRGAHVLGIASPANAEWLTAHGATPVPYGDRLADALTAAAPDGIDAFIDLFAPEYVQLAVELGIPRDRIETIISFQKAQELGTKSAGSADASTREVLTEMADLVASGRIEIPIAATYPLDDVRDAFAELEKRHTRGKIVLIP; translated from the coding sequence ATGAGCACCACCCAAGCGCGAGCAGTGCGCTTCGACTCGTACGGCGACCGTGACGTCCTCCATGTCACCGAGGTGCCGATGCCCCGACCCGCCGCTGGGGAAGTCCTCGTGGAGGTCCGGGCGGCCGGCATCAACCCCGGTGAGGCGGCCATCCGTTCGGGCGCGATGCACGAGCTGTTCCCCGCGACCTTCCCGTCCGGCCAGGGCAGCGACCTCGCCGGTGTCGTCACCGAACTCGGCGCGGGCGTAACCGACTTCGGCGTCGGCGATGAAGTCCTCGGCTTCTCCTGGCAGCGCTCCAGCCAGGCCACCCACGTCGTCGTGCCGGTGTCGCAGCTCATCCGCAAGCCGGACGCGCTGAGTTGGGAGGTGGCCGGCGCCCTCTACGTCGTCGCATGCACCGCGTGGGCCGCCGTAGAAGCGGTGGCCCCCAAGCCCGGCGAGACCGTCGCCGTCTCGGCCGCGGCCGGCGGTGTGGGTACCGTCGTCGTCCAACTCCTCGCCGTACGCGGCGCGCACGTCCTCGGCATCGCCTCGCCCGCCAACGCCGAGTGGCTCACCGCACACGGCGCGACCCCGGTCCCGTACGGCGACCGGCTCGCCGACGCGCTCACCGCGGCGGCGCCCGATGGGATCGATGCCTTCATCGACCTCTTCGCCCCCGAGTACGTCCAACTCGCCGTGGAACTGGGCATTCCCAGGGACCGGATCGAGACGATCATCTCCTTCCAGAAGGCCCAGGAACTCGGCACCAAGAGCGCGGGCAGCGCCGACGCCTCCACCCGCGAGGTCCTCACCGAGATGGCCGACCTCGTCGCCTCCGGCCGCATCGAGATCCCGATCGCCGCGACCTACCCGCTCGACGACGTCCGCGACGCGTTCGCCGAACTCGAGAAGCGTCACACGCGCGGAAAGATCGTGCTCATTCCCTGA
- a CDS encoding MarR family winged helix-turn-helix transcriptional regulator produces MDLRQLFDDLVRFETDLWNGIDARLRQECEVTLGGLNVLLVVEREGSCRVNDIAAALSITVGGASQAVDRLEKLGHCTRRPHPADRRSSIVELTLAGRELVAEGGPVFDRELATRLGAPLPDAALGHLAHALAVLRASAAPGPTPLTKET; encoded by the coding sequence GTGGACCTACGGCAGCTCTTCGACGACCTGGTGCGCTTCGAGACCGACCTGTGGAACGGGATCGACGCCCGGCTCCGCCAGGAGTGCGAGGTGACCCTGGGCGGTCTGAACGTGCTGCTCGTCGTCGAGCGCGAGGGTTCCTGCCGGGTGAACGACATAGCCGCGGCCCTCTCGATCACGGTCGGCGGCGCGAGCCAGGCCGTCGACCGCCTGGAGAAACTCGGCCACTGCACCCGCCGCCCCCACCCCGCCGACCGCCGCTCCTCGATCGTCGAACTGACGCTGGCCGGGCGGGAGTTGGTGGCGGAGGGCGGTCCCGTGTTCGACCGTGAACTCGCGACACGGCTGGGGGCCCCACTCCCCGACGCGGCGCTCGGTCACCTGGCCCATGCGCTCGCCGTACTCCGTGCCTCCGCTGCACCCGGCCCAACACCCCTGACGAAGGAGACCTGA
- a CDS encoding SDR family oxidoreductase, with protein MTPNPAHPSPRPLALITGAGRTVGIGAGVARRLAASGWDIAFTYWTPYDERMAWGPEAGAASAITDTLTQHGAATTAVEADLADPDTPARVFDEVERELGGVRALVMCHCESVDSGLLDTTVESFDRHFAVNARATWLLIREYGRRFAAAPGSGRIIALTSDHTVNNLPYGASKGALDRITLAAAHELAHLGITANVINPGPVDTGWMTDEGRAHVLRRTPLNRLGTPQDTAHLVDFLCSPEGQWINGQLLMSNGGFA; from the coding sequence ATGACGCCGAACCCCGCCCACCCGTCTCCCCGCCCGCTCGCCCTGATCACCGGAGCAGGGCGAACCGTCGGCATCGGCGCGGGTGTCGCACGTCGACTCGCGGCCTCCGGTTGGGACATCGCCTTCACCTACTGGACTCCCTACGACGAACGCATGGCCTGGGGCCCCGAGGCCGGCGCGGCCTCCGCCATCACCGACACCCTCACTCAACACGGCGCCGCCACCACGGCAGTCGAGGCGGACCTCGCCGACCCGGACACCCCGGCCCGCGTCTTCGACGAGGTCGAACGCGAACTGGGCGGCGTCAGGGCCCTGGTGATGTGCCACTGCGAGTCCGTCGACTCCGGCCTGCTCGACACCACCGTCGAGAGCTTCGACCGGCACTTCGCCGTCAACGCCCGCGCCACCTGGCTGCTCATCCGTGAGTACGGCCGACGGTTCGCCGCCGCACCGGGCAGCGGCCGGATCATCGCCCTCACCAGCGACCACACCGTGAACAACCTTCCCTACGGCGCCAGCAAGGGCGCCCTGGACCGCATCACCCTGGCCGCCGCGCACGAACTCGCCCACCTCGGCATCACAGCCAACGTCATCAACCCGGGGCCGGTGGACACCGGTTGGATGACCGACGAGGGACGAGCACACGTGCTTCGCCGAACACCGCTCAACCGCCTCGGCACACCACAGGACACCGCCCACCTCGTCGACTTCCTCTGCTCACCGGAAGGCCAGTGGATCAACGGCCAACTCCTCATGAGCAACGGCGGGTTCGCATAG
- a CDS encoding permease, with the protein MGAIGHALSIAGSMTWEVTWALILGFTLSAVVQAVVRRSTVVRLLGDDRPRTLALSAGLGAASSSCSYAAVALARSLFRKGANFTAAMAFEIASTNLVVELGVILALLMGWQFTAAEFVGGPIMIVVLAVLFRLFLRQRLLDRAQEQAERGLAGSMEGHAAMDMSIGGEGSFVRRLFSRDGFTSVAHIFVMEWAAILRDLVAGLLIAGAIAAWVPDSFWHTFFLADHPLAAKLVGPLVGPLVAIATFVCSIGNVPLAVVLWKGGISFGGVIAFIYADLLILPILNIYRKYYGARMAGFLLVTFFAAMAVAGYIVEFAFGGLGLVPDQADAKIPDDGITWNYTTWLNIAFMLLAASLVVRFLRSGGPAMLRMMGGSPNEGEQEHGHEHHEHHH; encoded by the coding sequence ATGGGAGCGATCGGGCACGCGTTGTCCATTGCCGGGTCGATGACCTGGGAGGTCACCTGGGCACTGATCCTCGGGTTCACGCTCTCCGCCGTCGTGCAGGCGGTGGTGCGCCGGTCGACGGTCGTACGACTGCTCGGTGACGACCGGCCGCGCACGCTCGCCCTGTCCGCCGGGCTCGGCGCCGCCTCGTCGTCCTGTTCGTACGCGGCCGTGGCGCTCGCCCGTTCCCTGTTCCGCAAGGGCGCGAACTTCACCGCGGCCATGGCGTTCGAGATCGCCTCCACCAACCTGGTCGTCGAACTCGGCGTGATCCTGGCCCTGTTGATGGGCTGGCAGTTCACCGCCGCGGAGTTCGTCGGCGGACCTATCATGATCGTCGTCCTCGCCGTGCTGTTCCGGCTCTTCCTGCGGCAGCGTCTGCTGGACCGGGCGCAGGAGCAGGCGGAGCGCGGGCTGGCCGGCTCCATGGAGGGGCACGCGGCGATGGACATGTCGATCGGGGGCGAGGGGAGCTTCGTCCGTCGGCTGTTCTCGCGGGACGGGTTCACGTCCGTCGCGCACATCTTCGTGATGGAGTGGGCCGCGATCCTGCGCGACCTGGTGGCCGGACTGCTGATCGCGGGCGCGATCGCCGCCTGGGTGCCGGACAGCTTCTGGCACACGTTCTTCCTCGCCGACCATCCCCTCGCCGCGAAGCTGGTCGGACCGCTCGTCGGACCGCTGGTGGCCATCGCGACCTTCGTCTGCTCGATCGGCAACGTGCCCCTCGCGGTGGTGCTGTGGAAGGGCGGCATCAGCTTCGGCGGGGTGATCGCCTTCATCTACGCCGACCTGTTGATCCTGCCGATCCTGAACATCTACCGGAAGTACTACGGCGCCCGCATGGCCGGCTTCCTCCTGGTCACCTTCTTCGCGGCGATGGCCGTAGCCGGGTACATCGTCGAGTTCGCCTTCGGCGGCCTGGGGCTCGTCCCGGACCAGGCCGACGCCAAGATCCCCGACGACGGGATCACCTGGAACTACACGACCTGGCTCAACATCGCCTTCATGCTGCTTGCCGCGAGTCTGGTCGTACGGTTCCTGCGCAGCGGCGGTCCGGCCATGCTGCGGATGATGGGCGGCTCACCGAACGAGGGCGAGCAGGAACACGGGCACGAGCACCACGAGCACCACCACTAG
- a CDS encoding phosphotransferase — protein sequence MPAAPRPYSDEGEAEEQELTGGGTARVFRVGETVRKPVMPWSSAVQRLLDHLERQGFEGAPVARGVDEQGRMILTYLAGDVGNYPLTDGIRGSRALVTSARLLHSYHDATTDLAQHPGDDWQFDAIAPVEVICHGDFAPYNCVFSGERAVGLIDFDAARPGPRAWDLAYALYRYAPLTHPDNHDGWGTTEQQAYRAREFLDAYGCTRQEREAVMDMAAPRLQSLADFLQEAAAAGDDNFRRHIEEGHLALYVRDIDYIRDQAEVWSRLVVGPGRFMA from the coding sequence ATGCCCGCCGCCCCTCGCCCGTACTCCGACGAAGGGGAAGCGGAGGAGCAGGAGTTGACCGGCGGTGGCACCGCCCGGGTCTTCCGTGTCGGGGAGACCGTACGGAAGCCGGTCATGCCCTGGAGTTCCGCCGTGCAGCGGCTGCTGGACCACCTCGAACGGCAGGGCTTCGAAGGCGCCCCCGTCGCGCGCGGTGTCGATGAACAGGGCCGGATGATCCTGACCTACCTGGCGGGCGACGTCGGCAACTACCCACTGACCGACGGGATTCGTGGCAGCCGGGCGCTCGTCACCTCCGCCCGCCTCCTGCACAGCTACCACGACGCGACCACCGATCTCGCCCAACACCCAGGCGATGACTGGCAGTTCGACGCAATCGCACCGGTCGAGGTGATCTGTCACGGTGACTTCGCCCCGTACAACTGCGTCTTCAGCGGCGAAAGGGCCGTAGGGCTCATCGACTTCGACGCCGCCCGGCCCGGCCCCCGCGCGTGGGACCTCGCCTACGCCCTCTATCGCTACGCCCCGCTCACCCACCCCGACAACCACGACGGCTGGGGCACGACCGAGCAACAGGCGTACCGTGCCCGGGAGTTCCTCGACGCGTACGGCTGCACCCGTCAGGAACGGGAGGCGGTGATGGACATGGCCGCACCCCGGCTGCAGTCCCTCGCGGACTTCCTGCAGGAAGCGGCCGCCGCCGGTGACGATAACTTCCGGCGGCACATCGAGGAGGGTCATCTCGCCCTGTATGTACGGGACATCGACTACATCCGCGACCAGGCGGAGGTCTGGTCGCGGCTCGTCGTCGGACCAGGCCGCTTCATGGCGTGA
- a CDS encoding antibiotic biosynthesis monooxygenase: MKVGLLVRIEAKPEYAGEVEAMLRGAQELAEREEGTVAWFAFRESATTFGVFDTFEDEQGRQAHLAGRIAAALGEAARTKLSAPPVIAPVDLLGTKVS, translated from the coding sequence GTGAAGGTCGGTCTGTTGGTACGCATCGAGGCCAAGCCGGAGTACGCCGGCGAGGTGGAGGCCATGCTGCGCGGCGCCCAGGAGCTGGCCGAGCGGGAGGAGGGCACGGTGGCGTGGTTCGCGTTCCGCGAGAGCGCCACCACCTTCGGCGTGTTCGACACCTTCGAGGACGAGCAGGGACGCCAGGCCCACCTGGCGGGGCGGATCGCCGCCGCACTGGGGGAGGCGGCGCGGACGAAGCTCAGCGCGCCGCCGGTGATCGCCCCGGTCGACCTGCTGGGAACCAAGGTCTCCTGA